GCCTTGGGTGGTTACGCGATGGGCATGTATTTAATGCGTCAAATCGGTGATCGTGGCGTGTATGGTGATCCGCTGTTGCCTGACTTTATGGTGTTCTTGGACTGGAAAGAATTGCCGTGGTTTTGGCTAGGCATGGATCAATTTTGGTTCGCCATGTTAATGGCGGTGCTGGTTCCCGGGTTACTGGCCTTTGTGTTTGGTTGGTTAGCGTTCCGCTCTCGTGTGACCGGTGTGTATCTTTCCATTATGACGCAAGCCTTGACGTATGCCCTGTTACTGGCGTTTTTCCGTAACGAAATGGGCTTTGGTGGCAACAATGGTCTGACCGATTTTAAAGAAATTCTTGGCTTCAATCTGCAAGCCGACAGCACTCGCGTTGGCTTGTTTTTAATCACGGCTATTTTGTTGGCAGTGATTTTCGTGGTGAGTCAAAAAATTCTGTCTTCGCGACTGGGTAAAGTGGTGTTAGCGATTCGTGATTCGGAATCCCGTTCGCGCTTTATTGGCTATCGTACCGATCGTTACAAGGTCTGGTTGTTTGTCTATTCCGCGGTGATCGCAGGCATTGCCGGTGCCTTGTATGTGCCACAAGTCGGCATTATCAACCCAGGCGAATTTTCACCTATTAATTCTATTGAAATGGTGATTTGGGTCGCGGTCGGCGGTCGTGGCACCTTGATCGGTGCGGTGATTGGAGCTCTGTTAGTGAACTACGCGAAAACCCGTTTTACCGCGATTATGCCAGACGCTTGGTTGTTTGCCTTGGGCGCGATGTTTGTTCTTGTCACCTTGTATTTACCAAAAGGCTTGATGGGATTGTATGGACAGCTAAAAGCCAAGCGAAATACAGTGATGAATAAGGAGCCACAAAAATGAGCACATTAGACAGCACTCGTGACTTTTTTCGCCGCGATCAGGTGTGGTCGTTTTTGGCACCGGAGCAGGCACAGGTCAATGTCGACAACAAGGTGATCCTTTATGTAGAAGATTTGAACTTGAGCTTTGATGGCTTTAAAGCCCTGAATAACTTGAATTTGTACATCAATGACGGCGAATTACGCTGTTTGATCGGTGCCAATGGCGCCGGCAAAACCACCTTGATGGACGTGATTACCGGTAAAACTCAATGCGATTCAGGGACAGTTTTCTTCGGACAAAATCACAATTTATTAGACAAAGACGAAGCGGAAATCGCTCAGTTGGGTATTGGTCGTAAATTTCAAAAGCCGACGGTTTTCGAAGAACAAACTGTGTTTGATAATTTGGAACTGTCTTTAAAAACCGACAAGGGGGTTCTACCGACGCTTTTTTCGCGCTTAACGCCCACGCAGATCGATCGAATTGACGACGTGTTAAAAACCATTGGTTTGGCGAAGCATCGCTTTATGTTGGCAGGCGCTTTATCACACGGGCAAAAACAATGGTTAGAAATTGGTATGTTGTTGGTCGCTGAGCCGCGATTATTACTGATCGATGAGCCTGTTGCAGGCATGACGGCACAAGAAACCGAACGCACGGCGGAATTGCTAACGTCGCTAGCAGGAGAAAGAACCGTGATTGTGGTAGAGCACGATATGGAATTTGTCCGTAGCATCGCCCGCACCGTGACGGTATTGCATCAGGGTTCTGTATTGGCCGAGGGCACCATGGATCAGATTCAAAGCAACAAAGACGTTATCGAGGTTTACCTTGGTGAAGGGGAAAGCGCATGATTTCTATTAAAAAAGTCGATCAACTTTATGGCGGCACCCAAATTTTAT
The sequence above is a segment of the Marinomonas sp. IMCC 4694 genome. Coding sequences within it:
- the urtC gene encoding urea ABC transporter permease subunit UrtC, which produces MTRLMKYFTEGRTSGKHTLPFVVILLGVTILASAANLYLPEDSALYVSTYTITLLGKYLCYAMLALAVDIIWGYCGILSLGHGAFFALGGYAMGMYLMRQIGDRGVYGDPLLPDFMVFLDWKELPWFWLGMDQFWFAMLMAVLVPGLLAFVFGWLAFRSRVTGVYLSIMTQALTYALLLAFFRNEMGFGGNNGLTDFKEILGFNLQADSTRVGLFLITAILLAVIFVVSQKILSSRLGKVVLAIRDSESRSRFIGYRTDRYKVWLFVYSAVIAGIAGALYVPQVGIINPGEFSPINSIEMVIWVAVGGRGTLIGAVIGALLVNYAKTRFTAIMPDAWLFALGAMFVLVTLYLPKGLMGLYGQLKAKRNTVMNKEPQK
- the urtD gene encoding urea ABC transporter ATP-binding protein UrtD — its product is MSTLDSTRDFFRRDQVWSFLAPEQAQVNVDNKVILYVEDLNLSFDGFKALNNLNLYINDGELRCLIGANGAGKTTLMDVITGKTQCDSGTVFFGQNHNLLDKDEAEIAQLGIGRKFQKPTVFEEQTVFDNLELSLKTDKGVLPTLFSRLTPTQIDRIDDVLKTIGLAKHRFMLAGALSHGQKQWLEIGMLLVAEPRLLLIDEPVAGMTAQETERTAELLTSLAGERTVIVVEHDMEFVRSIARTVTVLHQGSVLAEGTMDQIQSNKDVIEVYLGEGESA